Below is a genomic region from Pleomorphomonas sp. T1.2MG-36.
CGTCAAGCTGTGCGGCCAGTCGCCCGGCATCGGCTACGGCGAACTCGGCCCCACCCACCATTCGATCGAGGACCTCGCCTGGCTGAGGCCGCTCGCCAACCTTCTCACCATCGTGCCGTCTGACCCTTGGGAAACCGAGCAGGCCATTCGCTTTGCCGCCGCCCATGAGGGGCCGGTGTTCATCCGCGTCAGCCGCTATCCGGTGCCGGCGCTCGCTCATCGCCTCGATCGCATCGAGCCGGGCAAGGCGGAGGTGATGCGCGAAGGCGCCGACGTCGCCATTCTCGCCAACGGCGTCATGCTGCACAAGGCGCTTGGGGCGGCCCAGGTGCTGGCCGAGAGCGGCGTGTCGGCCCGTGTCGTCAACATGGCCTGGATGAACCCGCTCGACGTCGAGGCGATCGTCGATGCCGCGTCGACCGGCGCGGTGGTCACCGTGGAAGAGGCCAGCGTGCGCGGCGGCCTCGGCGGCGCCGTGGCCGAGACCCTTGCCCTCCACCGGCCCGTTCCGATGGAGATGCTGGGCTTCCCGGGCTTCGTGCCAACAGGATCCGTCGACTTCCTGTTCGATCATTTCGGACTGACCGAAAACGGTATCGCAGACGCCGCCAACCGAGTCCTGAAGCGAAAATCGTGAGGACTTGCGGACATTGGCCGCGTGACGATTTGGCGAAAGACATGAAAGGGAGGTGGCGAGGAAAGACTAGACCGGAGGAATTGTTTTCGATCAAAGCGACTTAACGGAGGAAACAAATGTACGGTAAACTTCTTCTTCAGACTGCTCTTGGTGCATCTCTCTGCGTACTTGCCTCTTCAGCCTTTGCCGAGGGTGGATACGATCAGGGAAACCTGATCAAGCCCGTCGACAAGACTCTGGAAATCGTGTTCATCCCCAAGGTCATCCATCCTTGGTACGACGTGGTCGAGCAGGGCGCCAAGGCGTCCGTCGCGGAATTCGAGAAGCTCGGCGTCAAGGTCAATGTCCGCTTCGACGCGCCGCCGACCGCCGACATCAACGAGCACATCAAGAAGATCGAGAACAATAGCGCCGTGCATCCGGACGGCCTTGCCGTCGCCTGCCTCGACCCGGCGACCGACACCCAGGCCATCAACGATGCCATCGCCGCCGGCATCAAGGTCGCGACCTTCGATACCGATTGTCCCGACAGCAAGCGCATCATGTATGTCGGTCACAACAAGGACGAGCAGGACGGCTACGACCTTGGAAAGTTCCTGGCCGAGCGCGTCGGTGGCAAGGGCAAGGTCGGTATCCTCGCAGGCTCCTTGTCGGCCCCGAACCACAAGGCCCGCGTCGAAGGCTTCAAGAAAGCCATTGCCGAATATCCGGACATGAGCGTCGCTTTCGACCGGCCTGACAACGACAACCTGCAGGCCGCGATCGACCTGACGGAAAATGCCCTGCAAGGCAATCCCGACCTGGTCGGCATGTTCGGCTCCAACGCCTCCGCTCCGGTTGGCGCCGCCCGTGCCGTCGAAACCGCCGGCCTCGTCGGCAAGGTCCACATCGTCGGTATGGACGATCTGCCGGAAGCTATCGAGTTCGTGAAGAAGGGCGTCATCGACGCTCAGAAGGCCCAGCGCCAGTGGGAGATCGGCTACTGGACCGTCAAGTACTTCGTGGCGATGGCCCAGGGCCACACCTTCCCGAAGGAGCACGCGACGGGGTCGCAGCTGATCACCGCTGACTCGCTCAAGTAACGCGTCCTCGGCATTCGACGCAGAGCCGAATGCCATAACAGGATAGCGCGCCAGGAGCGTTCGCCGACCAGATTGAAAGATCTGGTCGGCAAGCAATGCTGCGGCTTCACACGTCGGGCGACCGCTTTTCGGTCAGGCCGTTCAACCTGATCGTCGACTGCTCCTGGGGTGCGCTGTCCGGTTGTCCTGCGGCCGAGGTTTTGTCATGCCCGATCTAACACCCAAGACGCCCGAAGCACGGCGCCCCCTTCTCGAACTTCGTGGGATTCGCAAGGCGTTTCCTGGCGTTCTGGCGCTCGATGACGTCGATCTAGCGGTATTCCCAGGGGCGATTCACAGTCTCGTCGGCGAAAACGGCGCCGGCAAAAGTACGCTGATCAATGTCATGGTCGGCCTTTTCCAGCCGGACGCGGGCGAGATCCGGATCGACGGCGTTGCCGCGCGATTTGGCCGACCGGCCGATGCCCGTGCCCTTGGCATCGGCTTGGTGCCGCAGGAACTCAACCTTGTTCC
It encodes:
- a CDS encoding substrate-binding domain-containing protein — its product is MYGKLLLQTALGASLCVLASSAFAEGGYDQGNLIKPVDKTLEIVFIPKVIHPWYDVVEQGAKASVAEFEKLGVKVNVRFDAPPTADINEHIKKIENNSAVHPDGLAVACLDPATDTQAINDAIAAGIKVATFDTDCPDSKRIMYVGHNKDEQDGYDLGKFLAERVGGKGKVGILAGSLSAPNHKARVEGFKKAIAEYPDMSVAFDRPDNDNLQAAIDLTENALQGNPDLVGMFGSNASAPVGAARAVETAGLVGKVHIVGMDDLPEAIEFVKKGVIDAQKAQRQWEIGYWTVKYFVAMAQGHTFPKEHATGSQLITADSLK
- a CDS encoding transketolase family protein, giving the protein VKLCGQSPGIGYGELGPTHHSIEDLAWLRPLANLLTIVPSDPWETEQAIRFAAAHEGPVFIRVSRYPVPALAHRLDRIEPGKAEVMREGADVAILANGVMLHKALGAAQVLAESGVSARVVNMAWMNPLDVEAIVDAASTGAVVTVEEASVRGGLGGAVAETLALHRPVPMEMLGFPGFVPTGSVDFLFDHFGLTENGIADAANRVLKRKS